From a region of the Coprococcus comes ATCC 27758 genome:
- the ispF gene encoding 2-C-methyl-D-erythritol 2,4-cyclodiphosphate synthase yields the protein MRVGMGYDVHKLTEGRKLILGGVEIPYEKGLLGHSDADVLLHAIMDALLGAASLGDIGKHFPDTDPAYKGISSIKLLEHVGKLLDDHMYVIENIDATIIAQRPKMRPHIEQMEKNIAEALHIETNQVNVKATTEEGLGFTGSGEGISSQAICAIEKLTNFSSVDVAAPAGGCAGCGGCAARQM from the coding sequence ATGCGTGTTGGAATGGGATATGATGTTCATAAACTGACAGAAGGAAGAAAGCTGATTCTTGGTGGGGTGGAGATCCCATATGAAAAGGGGCTTCTTGGACATTCGGATGCAGACGTACTTCTGCATGCAATCATGGATGCCCTGCTTGGGGCGGCATCACTTGGAGATATCGGAAAGCATTTTCCGGATACAGATCCTGCATACAAAGGAATTTCCAGTATTAAGCTTCTGGAGCATGTAGGAAAGCTGCTGGATGATCATATGTATGTAATTGAGAATATTGATGCGACGATCATTGCGCAGAGACCGAAGATGCGCCCACATATCGAGCAGATGGAAAAGAATATTGCAGAAGCACTGCATATTGAAACGAATCAGGTAAATGTCAAGGCAACGACGGAAGAAGGTCTTGGATTTACCGGAAGTGGGGAAGGAATTTCTTCACAGGCAATCTGTGCAATCGAAAAACTGACTAATTTCAGCAGTGTAGACGTAGCAGCACCTGCAGGTGGCTGCGCAGGCTGTGGAGGTTGTGCAGCAAGACAGATGTAG
- the gdhA gene encoding NADP-specific glutamate dehydrogenase, which yields MSYVDEVIELVVKKNPDEPEFHQAVKEVLESLRAVVEAHEEEYRRDALLERLVEPERQIKFRVPWVDDKGQVQVNTGYRVQFNSAIGPYKGGLRLHPSVNIGIIKFLGFEQIFKNSLTGLPIGGGKGGSDFDPKGKSDREVMAFCQSFMTELCKYIGADTDVPAGDIGTGAREIGYMYGQYKRIRGLSEGVLTGKGLSYGGSLARTEATGYGLLYFTREMLKLAGKDIAGKTVAVSGAGNVAIYAIEKAQQMGAKVVTCSDSTGWVYDPEGIDVAALKEIKEVKRARLTEYKNYRPNSEYHEGRGVWSVKVDIALPCATQNELHLEDAKQLVANGCFAVAEGANMPTTLEATQYLQENGVLFAPGKASNAGGVATSALEMSQNSERLSWTFEEVDAKLQNIMVNICHNAADAAKRYGAEGNYVVGANIAGFEKVVDAMQAQGIV from the coding sequence ATGTCTTATGTTGATGAAGTAATTGAACTTGTAGTAAAGAAAAACCCAGATGAACCAGAATTTCATCAGGCAGTAAAAGAGGTTCTGGAATCTCTTCGTGCAGTTGTAGAAGCTCATGAAGAAGAATACAGAAGAGACGCTCTTCTTGAAAGACTTGTTGAGCCGGAAAGACAGATCAAATTCCGCGTACCGTGGGTAGATGATAAAGGTCAGGTTCAGGTTAATACAGGATACCGTGTACAGTTTAACAGTGCAATTGGACCATATAAAGGAGGATTGCGTCTTCATCCTTCAGTAAATATCGGAATTATCAAATTCCTTGGATTCGAACAGATCTTCAAAAACTCTCTGACAGGTCTTCCGATCGGTGGAGGTAAAGGTGGATCAGATTTCGATCCGAAAGGAAAATCAGATCGTGAAGTTATGGCATTCTGCCAGAGCTTTATGACAGAGCTTTGCAAATATATCGGAGCAGACACAGATGTACCGGCCGGAGATATCGGAACAGGTGCAAGAGAGATCGGATATATGTATGGACAGTACAAGAGAATCCGTGGATTATCAGAAGGTGTTCTTACAGGTAAAGGACTCAGCTACGGTGGATCCCTTGCACGTACAGAAGCTACAGGATACGGACTTCTGTATTTTACACGCGAAATGCTCAAACTTGCAGGAAAAGACATCGCTGGCAAGACAGTTGCTGTTTCCGGAGCCGGTAACGTTGCTATTTACGCAATTGAAAAAGCACAGCAGATGGGTGCAAAAGTTGTAACATGCAGCGACTCTACAGGATGGGTTTATGATCCGGAAGGAATCGATGTTGCAGCACTGAAAGAAATCAAAGAAGTGAAGAGAGCAAGACTTACAGAATACAAGAACTACCGTCCAAATTCAGAATATCATGAAGGACGCGGTGTATGGTCAGTAAAAGTTGATATCGCTCTTCCTTGTGCAACACAGAACGAACTTCATCTGGAAGATGCAAAACAGCTTGTTGCAAACGGATGCTTCGCAGTAGCAGAAGGAGCTAACATGCCTACCACACTGGAAGCTACACAGTATCTGCAGGAGAACGGTGTATTATTTGCACCTGGTAAAGCTTCTAATGCAGGTGGTGTTGCCACATCAGCACTTGAGATGTCACAGAACAGCGAACGTCTCAGCTGGACATTCGAAGAAGTTGATGCAAAACTTCAGAACATCATGGTAAATATCTGCCACAACGCAGCAGACGCAGCAAAACGTTACGGAGCAGAAGGAAACTATGTAGTAGGTGCTAACATTGCCGGATTTGAAAAAGTTGTAGACGCAATGCAGGCTCAGGGAATTGTATAA